The Streptomyces tendae genome has a window encoding:
- a CDS encoding TetR/AcrR family transcriptional regulator, whose translation MAQDGTGRVTRRRLRTRARLLDAAFTVLAAKGFGHVSIEEICEAAGYTRGAFYSNFAGLDELFFALYAERADVIAEQVAGALALDGPDLDVAAAVDRVSEVLLLDRDWLLVKTDFLVRAARDPRVADTLLDHRARLRRAVADRLERARGHTALPAVLGDSEGAAHAVVAAYDGVTTQLLLDRDVERARAWLKQLLTALLAG comes from the coding sequence ATGGCGCAGGACGGGACGGGACGCGTCACCAGACGCCGGCTGCGTACCCGCGCCAGACTGCTGGACGCCGCCTTCACGGTGCTCGCCGCCAAGGGCTTCGGGCACGTCTCCATCGAGGAGATCTGCGAGGCCGCCGGCTACACCCGAGGCGCCTTCTACTCCAACTTCGCCGGCCTCGACGAGCTGTTCTTCGCCCTCTACGCGGAGCGCGCCGACGTGATCGCCGAGCAGGTGGCCGGCGCCCTCGCCCTGGACGGGCCGGACCTCGACGTGGCCGCGGCCGTCGACCGGGTCTCCGAGGTCCTGCTGCTGGACCGCGACTGGCTGCTGGTCAAGACCGACTTCCTGGTGCGCGCCGCCCGCGACCCCCGCGTGGCGGACACCCTGCTCGACCACCGGGCGCGCCTGCGGCGGGCCGTCGCCGACCGGCTGGAGCGTGCCCGCGGCCACACCGCGCTGCCCGCCGTGCTCGGCGACAGCGAGGGCGCCGCCCACGCCGTGGTCGCCGCGTACGACGGCGTCACCACCCAACTGCTGCTGGACCGGGACGTCGAGCGCGCCCGGGCCTGGCTGAAACAACTGCTCACCGCGCTGCTCGCCGGATGA